The proteins below are encoded in one region of Kogia breviceps isolate mKogBre1 chromosome 8, mKogBre1 haplotype 1, whole genome shotgun sequence:
- the LOC131760884 gene encoding LOW QUALITY PROTEIN: bcl-2-like protein 13 (The sequence of the model RefSeq protein was modified relative to this genomic sequence to represent the inferred CDS: deleted 2 bases in 1 codon) — MASSTTVPLGSHYETKCVALSYSQEKQREQHLSSPQGIRQDTASRSLDQEILLKVKTEIEEELKSLDEETSEAFASTRLHPATSAVFSRTTPDSSAEDGLAHPGEKASQELRAPLRAALRTPLSRTPATHQARRQCTPEATVHASGRNKTLVPPILLRPVPLGSARRAQEPGAHRGSLVRPSRRTPPPSAPCKASPTLASPAQRRLRRSPAPPRGVSDARQPRPEAAPRSPAPPRGGSDARQPRPEAAPTPATASWRAEGFPAYPCGSQSWRTEGPPVSPESWRQVAVDPEEVESLDSNGAGEKSESKSSNSELGHVEKEGGPEGAEAAALP; from the exons ATGGCGTCCTCTACCACGGTGCCTCTAGGCTCTCACTACGAAACAAAGTGTGTGGCCCTCAGCTACTCTCAGGAGAAGCAGCGAGAGCAACATCTTTCCTCACCCCAAGGGATTCGACAAGATACGGCTTCACGATCTCTGGATcaagaaattttattaaaagttaaaactgAAATTGAAGAAGAGCTAAAATCCCTGGACGAAGAAACGTCTGAAGCCTTCGCCAGCACAAGGCTTCACCCGGCAACCTCCGCCGTGTTCAGCCGCACAACCCCCGACAGTTCCGCAGAGGACGGCTTGGCCCACCCG GGAGAGAAGGCGTCGCAGGAGCTGAGGGCGCCTCTGCGCGCGGCCTTGCGGACGCCCCTCAGCCGGAC CCCAGCGACGCACCAGGCACGTCGGCAATGTACACCGGAGGCCACAGTTCACGCCAGCGGCCGGAATAAGACGCTGGTGCCTCCGATTCTGCTACGACCAGTGCCCTTGGGGTCGGCAAGGCGAGCTCAGGAACCTGGAGCGCATCGCGGCAGCCTGGTGCGACCCTCCCGGAGGACGCCGCCGCCTAGCGCACCATGCA AGGCGTCTCCGACGCTCGCCAGCCCCGCCCAGAGGCGGCTCCGACGCTCGCCAGCCCCGCCCAGAGGCGTCTCCGACGCTCGCCAGCCCCGCCCAGAGGCGGCCCCGCGCTCGCCAGCCCCGCCCAGAGGCGGCTCCGACGCTCGCCAGCCCCGCCCAGAGGCGGCTCCGACGCCCGCCACGGCGTCCTGGCGGGCCGAAGGCTTCCCCGCGTATCCGTGCGGCAGCCAGAGCTGGCGCACCGAGGGCCCACCGGTGTCCCCCGAGTCCTGGCGGCAGGTCGCGGTGGACCCCGAAGAAGTCGAGAGCCTGGACAGCAACGGGGCCGGAGAGAAGAGCGAGAGCAAGTCCTCCAACTCGGAGCTCGGGCACGTGGAGAAGGAGGGGGGTCCCGAGGGCGCGGAGGCGGCGGCCCTGCCCTGA